In Neodiprion pinetum isolate iyNeoPine1 chromosome 6, iyNeoPine1.2, whole genome shotgun sequence, one genomic interval encodes:
- the LOC124221267 gene encoding gamma-aminobutyric acid receptor subunit alpha-1 isoform X1: MKMIIMIWHGNMLTILILLVVSFSSIWCRNDPTGIVDLGSLDPPNTSSLSAITSLSSLSLNEMYWDPISKNNNNVIKQSIDTRIAVKTVLPVAVREGRSAVNDMVSKNITMVLENLLKNYENNQLPTHGKGMPTVVKTNILIRSMGPISELDMDYSMDCYFRQYWRDSRLSFLGPIKSLSLSIKMLERIWRPDTYFYNGKHSYVHTITVPNKLLRISQDGDILYSMRLTIKAKCPMELRNFPMDRQSCPLILGSYAYTSRQLIYEWQQGASVNFVPGMTLSQFDLMGSPYRNLTFTRSEGDFSVLQVSFNLQRHTGYFLIQVYVPCVLIVVLSWVSFWIHREATSDRVGLGITTVLTLSTISLDSRTDLPKVKYATALDWFLLMSFFYCIATLLEFAGVHYFTKVGSGEFSVDEEDNWDDDFEEPIGTLASVPRSLRMNHRLTSKRRSSLICPISNGTLGSATSLGIRSPQDAPNVTSMERQTQTERTLPKWRQFLYCLAGDDGYRRQRQREATAGICGRLGQSVNRHVNSVSYIDRAARICFPASFGLLNVCYWMLYVTWQDEFKWQDPPIAFFSH, from the exons ATGAAGATGATCATAATGATCTGGCACGGAAATATGCTGACGATACTTATTTT ACTCGTGGTCTCGTTTTCATCGATTTGGTGCAGAAACGATCCCACGGGGATCGTGGACCTTGGATCTCTGGACCCGCCCAACACCTCCAGCCTGTCGGCAATAACATCACTGTCATCACTATCCCTCAACGAGATGTATTGGGATCctatatccaagaataataataatgtgatAAAGCAGTCCATCGACACAAGGATTGCCGTGAAAACTGTTCTGCCGGTGGCCGTGAGGGAAGGCAGATCAGCTGTGAATGACATggtatcaaaaaatattaccatggttctcgaaaatttgttgaagaaCTACGAGAATAATCAACTTCCTACCCACGGAAAAG gtatGCCAACCGTGGTGAAAACTAACATTCTTATCAGAAGTATGGGTCCCATTTCGGAACTTGATATG GATTACTCTATGGATTGTTATTTCCGACAATACTGGCGTGACTCGCGACTCAGTTTTTTGGGACCAATAAAATCTCTGAGTCTCAGTATTAAAATGTTGGAAAGAATTTGGAGACCAGACACTTACTTTTACAATGGAAAACACAGCTACGTTCACACGATAACCGTACCAAACAAGTTACTACGCATTTCTCAGGATGGTGACATTCTCTACTCGATGAG GCTTACAATAAAAGCAAAGTGTCCAATGGAATTGAGAAACTTTCCGATGGATCGACAATCCTGCCCCTTGATTTTGGGAAGCT ATGCCTACACATCAAGACAGTTGATTTATGAATGGCAGCAGGGTGCCTCGGTAAACTTTGTACCAGGGATGACGCTTTCGCAATTTGACCTCATGGGCTCACCTTATCGTAACTTGACCTTCACTAGAAGCGAAGGTGACTTTTCGGTACTGCAGGTATCCTTCAATCTACAACGACATACCGGTTACTTTCTCATCCAG GTTTACGTACCTTGCGTGCTGATCGTTGTACTGAGCTGGGTTTCATTTTGGATTCATCGCGAGGCGACTAGTGACCGAGTGGGACTAG GAATAACGACCGTGCTGACTCTATCGACCATAAGTCTGGATTCGCGTACAGATCTTCCGAAGGTCAAGTACGCTACGGCTCTCGACTGGTTCCTACTGATGAGCTTCTTTTACTGCATTGCAACTCTTTTGGAATTCGCAGGCGTCCATTACTTCACTAAG GTAGGGAGCGGTGAATTCTCTGTGGATGAAGAGGATAATTGGGATGACGATTTCGAAGAACCCATAGGTACCCTCGCTTCGGTACCTCGTAGCTTGCGGATGAATCACAGACTGACATCCAAAAGGCGCAGCTCCCTGATTTGTCCCATATCTAAT GGTACACTAGGCTCTGCGACCAGCTTGGGTATCCGCTCACCCCAGGATGCTCCAAACGTAACGTCAATGGAAAGGCAGACGCAGACGGAACGTACGTTGCCGAAATGGAGACAATTCCTGTATTGTTTGGCTGGCGACGATGGTTACAG GAGGCAAAGACAACGAGAAGCTACAGCCGGGATCTGCGGCCGACTCGGGCAGTCCGTCAACAGACACGTGAACAGTGTATCGTACATTGACAGAGCAGCTAGAATCTGTTTCCCTGCCTCGTTCGGGCTGCTCAATGTATGCTACTGGATGTTATACGTCACCTGGCAGGACGAATTCAAATGGCAGGATCCACCGATCGCTTTCTTTTCTCACTGA
- the LOC124221267 gene encoding gamma-aminobutyric acid receptor subunit alpha-1 isoform X2, which yields MTALRLVVSFSSIWCRNDPTGIVDLGSLDPPNTSSLSAITSLSSLSLNEMYWDPISKNNNNVIKQSIDTRIAVKTVLPVAVREGRSAVNDMVSKNITMVLENLLKNYENNQLPTHGKGMPTVVKTNILIRSMGPISELDMDYSMDCYFRQYWRDSRLSFLGPIKSLSLSIKMLERIWRPDTYFYNGKHSYVHTITVPNKLLRISQDGDILYSMRLTIKAKCPMELRNFPMDRQSCPLILGSYAYTSRQLIYEWQQGASVNFVPGMTLSQFDLMGSPYRNLTFTRSEGDFSVLQVSFNLQRHTGYFLIQVYVPCVLIVVLSWVSFWIHREATSDRVGLGITTVLTLSTISLDSRTDLPKVKYATALDWFLLMSFFYCIATLLEFAGVHYFTKVGSGEFSVDEEDNWDDDFEEPIGTLASVPRSLRMNHRLTSKRRSSLICPISNGTLGSATSLGIRSPQDAPNVTSMERQTQTERTLPKWRQFLYCLAGDDGYRRQRQREATAGICGRLGQSVNRHVNSVSYIDRAARICFPASFGLLNVCYWMLYVTWQDEFKWQDPPIAFFSH from the exons ATGACAGCTCTCAG ACTCGTGGTCTCGTTTTCATCGATTTGGTGCAGAAACGATCCCACGGGGATCGTGGACCTTGGATCTCTGGACCCGCCCAACACCTCCAGCCTGTCGGCAATAACATCACTGTCATCACTATCCCTCAACGAGATGTATTGGGATCctatatccaagaataataataatgtgatAAAGCAGTCCATCGACACAAGGATTGCCGTGAAAACTGTTCTGCCGGTGGCCGTGAGGGAAGGCAGATCAGCTGTGAATGACATggtatcaaaaaatattaccatggttctcgaaaatttgttgaagaaCTACGAGAATAATCAACTTCCTACCCACGGAAAAG gtatGCCAACCGTGGTGAAAACTAACATTCTTATCAGAAGTATGGGTCCCATTTCGGAACTTGATATG GATTACTCTATGGATTGTTATTTCCGACAATACTGGCGTGACTCGCGACTCAGTTTTTTGGGACCAATAAAATCTCTGAGTCTCAGTATTAAAATGTTGGAAAGAATTTGGAGACCAGACACTTACTTTTACAATGGAAAACACAGCTACGTTCACACGATAACCGTACCAAACAAGTTACTACGCATTTCTCAGGATGGTGACATTCTCTACTCGATGAG GCTTACAATAAAAGCAAAGTGTCCAATGGAATTGAGAAACTTTCCGATGGATCGACAATCCTGCCCCTTGATTTTGGGAAGCT ATGCCTACACATCAAGACAGTTGATTTATGAATGGCAGCAGGGTGCCTCGGTAAACTTTGTACCAGGGATGACGCTTTCGCAATTTGACCTCATGGGCTCACCTTATCGTAACTTGACCTTCACTAGAAGCGAAGGTGACTTTTCGGTACTGCAGGTATCCTTCAATCTACAACGACATACCGGTTACTTTCTCATCCAG GTTTACGTACCTTGCGTGCTGATCGTTGTACTGAGCTGGGTTTCATTTTGGATTCATCGCGAGGCGACTAGTGACCGAGTGGGACTAG GAATAACGACCGTGCTGACTCTATCGACCATAAGTCTGGATTCGCGTACAGATCTTCCGAAGGTCAAGTACGCTACGGCTCTCGACTGGTTCCTACTGATGAGCTTCTTTTACTGCATTGCAACTCTTTTGGAATTCGCAGGCGTCCATTACTTCACTAAG GTAGGGAGCGGTGAATTCTCTGTGGATGAAGAGGATAATTGGGATGACGATTTCGAAGAACCCATAGGTACCCTCGCTTCGGTACCTCGTAGCTTGCGGATGAATCACAGACTGACATCCAAAAGGCGCAGCTCCCTGATTTGTCCCATATCTAAT GGTACACTAGGCTCTGCGACCAGCTTGGGTATCCGCTCACCCCAGGATGCTCCAAACGTAACGTCAATGGAAAGGCAGACGCAGACGGAACGTACGTTGCCGAAATGGAGACAATTCCTGTATTGTTTGGCTGGCGACGATGGTTACAG GAGGCAAAGACAACGAGAAGCTACAGCCGGGATCTGCGGCCGACTCGGGCAGTCCGTCAACAGACACGTGAACAGTGTATCGTACATTGACAGAGCAGCTAGAATCTGTTTCCCTGCCTCGTTCGGGCTGCTCAATGTATGCTACTGGATGTTATACGTCACCTGGCAGGACGAATTCAAATGGCAGGATCCACCGATCGCTTTCTTTTCTCACTGA
- the Lcch3 gene encoding ligand-gated chloride channel homolog 3 isoform X2 produces the protein MFTKHHALLIFLLLYLEHRRVWSTGESSETTTDTRISDRLENVTQTISRILEGYDIRLRPNFGGEPLLVGMDLTIASFDAISEVNMVSLGNTYAKTLHHDSETNDMDYTITMYLNQYWKDERLAFSHEEEILTLSGDFAEKIWVPDTFFANDKNSFLHDVTERNKLVRLSGDGSVTYGMRFTTTLACMMDLHYYPLDSQNCTVEIESYGYTVLDVVMYWKETPVRGVEEAELPQFTIIGYETNDRKERLATGIYQRLSLSFKLQRNIGYFVFQTYLPSILIVMLSWVSFWINHEATSARVALGITTVLTMTTISTGVRSSLPRISYVKAIDIYLVMCFVFVFAALLEYAAVNYTYWGARAKKKTKKKEGTEKKSVTTAKTGGEASSPFAESTDADIIELQDLRMSPLPSIRSRSGIVAAPDGAGVPVRDHDPAKFPPSFRISRPPGYNTHCRTSGLRYRGARQHKPKVLHALRRGASVLRASMPKIKDVNIIDKYSRIVFPVSFLLFNAVYWIFYIL, from the exons ATGTTCACGAAGCATCACGCTCTTCTAATATTTCTTCTTCTGTATTTGGAACATCGCAGAGTTTG GAGCACTGGGGAGAGCAGTGAAACCACCACCGACACTAGGATATCGGATAGATTGGAAAATGTAACCCAAACAATTTCTAGGATTCTTGAGGGATACGACATTCGGCTGAGACCAAACTTTGGTG GTGAACCACTCTTGGTCGGAATGGATTTGACAATCGCCAGTTTTGACGCCATATCAGAGGTCAACATGGTAAGTCTTGGGAATACTTATGCCAAAACACTGCATCATGATTCGGAGACAAATGATATG GACTATACCATAACCATGTATCTGAATCAGTACTGGAAAGATGAGAGGTTGGCGTTTTCGCACGAAGAAGAAATTCTGACGCTTAGTGGGGATTTTGCCGAAAAGATTTGGGTGCCTGATACCTTTTTTGCTAACGATAAGAACAG CTTTCTACATGACGTGACGGAGCGAAACAAGTTGGTGCGTCTGTCAGGGGATGGATCTGTCACTTACGGGATGAGGTTTACAACAACCTTGGCCTGCATGATGGATCTTCACTATTATCCACTGGACTCTCAAAATTGCACTGTCGAAATTGAAAGCT ATGGGTACACGGTTCTGGACGTTGTCATGTACTGGAAGGAGACACCGGTCCGTGGTGTTGAAGAAGCCGAGTTGCCACAATTTACGATTATCGGCTACGAGACAAATGATCGTAAGGAAAGATTGGCGACTGGCATCTATCAGCGACTTTCTCTCAGCTTCAAGCTGCAAAGAAATATCGGCTACTTTGTCTTTCAAACCTACCTACCCAGCATTCTGATCGTAATGCTTAGCTGGGTCAGCTTCTGGATAAACCACGAGGCAACCAGCGCGAGAGTCGCACTGG gtattaccacTGTGCTGACGATGACTACGATATCAACGGGCGTCAGGAGTTCCTTGCCAAGAATAAGCTACGTGAAGGCGATTGACATATATCTCGTAATGTGTTTCGTGTTTGTATTCGCCGCCCTCCTAGAGTATGCGGCTGTAAACTATACGTACTGGGGTGCCAGGGCTAAAAAGAAGACTAAGAAGAAGGAAGGAACGGAGAAAAAATCAGTTACCACGGCAAAAACTG GTGGCGAAGCGAGCTCGCCATTTGCCGAATCGACAGATGCAGATATCATAGAGCTCCAAGATCTGAGAATGTCACCATTGCCCAGCATAAGAAGCAGGTCAGGAATCGTGGCTGCTCCGGATGGTGCAGGAGTACCGGTTCGGGATCACGACCCGGCCAAATTTCCTCCAAGCTTCCGAATTTCTCGACCTCCGGGATACAACACTCACTGTAGAACGAGCGGTTTGCGGTACAGGGGCGCCAGGCAGCACAAACCCAAA GTATTACATGCATTACGAAGAGGTGCCTCGGTATTGCGAGCTTCGATGCCGAAGATCAAAGACGTTAACATCATCGACAAGTATtcaagaattgtttttcccgTCAGTTTCCTTCTGTTCAACGCTGTGTACTGGATTTTCTACATCCTCTAA
- the Lcch3 gene encoding ligand-gated chloride channel homolog 3 isoform X1: protein MFERQPYSCGTRRTHSEHLRFILRLHLSDEMFTKHHALLIFLLLYLEHRRVWSTGESSETTTDTRISDRLENVTQTISRILEGYDIRLRPNFGGEPLLVGMDLTIASFDAISEVNMDYTITMYLNQYWKDERLAFSHEEEILTLSGDFAEKIWVPDTFFANDKNSFLHDVTERNKLVRLSGDGSVTYGMRFTTTLACMMDLHYYPLDSQNCTVEIESYGYTVLDVVMYWKETPVRGVEEAELPQFTIIGYETNDRKERLATGIYQRLSLSFKLQRNIGYFVFQTYLPSILIVMLSWVSFWINHEATSARVALGITTVLTMTTISTGVRSSLPRISYVKAIDIYLVMCFVFVFAALLEYAAVNYTYWGARAKKKTKKKEGTEKKSVTTAKTGGEASSPFAESTDADIIELQDLRMSPLPSIRSRSGIVAAPDGAGVPVRDHDPAKFPPSFRISRPPGYNTHCRTSGLRYRGARQHKPKVLHALRRGASVLRASMPKIKDVNIIDKYSRIVFPVSFLLFNAVYWIFYIL, encoded by the exons ATGTTTGAGCGTCAACCATATTCATGTGGGACAAGAAGAACTCACAGCGAACACCTTCGTTTCATATTGAGATTACATCTGAGTG ACGAGATGTTCACGAAGCATCACGCTCTTCTAATATTTCTTCTTCTGTATTTGGAACATCGCAGAGTTTG GAGCACTGGGGAGAGCAGTGAAACCACCACCGACACTAGGATATCGGATAGATTGGAAAATGTAACCCAAACAATTTCTAGGATTCTTGAGGGATACGACATTCGGCTGAGACCAAACTTTGGTG GTGAACCACTCTTGGTCGGAATGGATTTGACAATCGCCAGTTTTGACGCCATATCAGAGGTCAACATG GACTATACCATAACCATGTATCTGAATCAGTACTGGAAAGATGAGAGGTTGGCGTTTTCGCACGAAGAAGAAATTCTGACGCTTAGTGGGGATTTTGCCGAAAAGATTTGGGTGCCTGATACCTTTTTTGCTAACGATAAGAACAG CTTTCTACATGACGTGACGGAGCGAAACAAGTTGGTGCGTCTGTCAGGGGATGGATCTGTCACTTACGGGATGAGGTTTACAACAACCTTGGCCTGCATGATGGATCTTCACTATTATCCACTGGACTCTCAAAATTGCACTGTCGAAATTGAAAGCT ATGGGTACACGGTTCTGGACGTTGTCATGTACTGGAAGGAGACACCGGTCCGTGGTGTTGAAGAAGCCGAGTTGCCACAATTTACGATTATCGGCTACGAGACAAATGATCGTAAGGAAAGATTGGCGACTGGCATCTATCAGCGACTTTCTCTCAGCTTCAAGCTGCAAAGAAATATCGGCTACTTTGTCTTTCAAACCTACCTACCCAGCATTCTGATCGTAATGCTTAGCTGGGTCAGCTTCTGGATAAACCACGAGGCAACCAGCGCGAGAGTCGCACTGG gtattaccacTGTGCTGACGATGACTACGATATCAACGGGCGTCAGGAGTTCCTTGCCAAGAATAAGCTACGTGAAGGCGATTGACATATATCTCGTAATGTGTTTCGTGTTTGTATTCGCCGCCCTCCTAGAGTATGCGGCTGTAAACTATACGTACTGGGGTGCCAGGGCTAAAAAGAAGACTAAGAAGAAGGAAGGAACGGAGAAAAAATCAGTTACCACGGCAAAAACTG GTGGCGAAGCGAGCTCGCCATTTGCCGAATCGACAGATGCAGATATCATAGAGCTCCAAGATCTGAGAATGTCACCATTGCCCAGCATAAGAAGCAGGTCAGGAATCGTGGCTGCTCCGGATGGTGCAGGAGTACCGGTTCGGGATCACGACCCGGCCAAATTTCCTCCAAGCTTCCGAATTTCTCGACCTCCGGGATACAACACTCACTGTAGAACGAGCGGTTTGCGGTACAGGGGCGCCAGGCAGCACAAACCCAAA GTATTACATGCATTACGAAGAGGTGCCTCGGTATTGCGAGCTTCGATGCCGAAGATCAAAGACGTTAACATCATCGACAAGTATtcaagaattgtttttcccgTCAGTTTCCTTCTGTTCAACGCTGTGTACTGGATTTTCTACATCCTCTAA